A genomic region of Pongo pygmaeus isolate AG05252 chromosome 7, NHGRI_mPonPyg2-v2.0_pri, whole genome shotgun sequence contains the following coding sequences:
- the TCF24 gene encoding transcription factor 24, producing the protein MDRGRPAGSPLSASAEPSPLAAAIRDSSPGRTGPGPACPGGGSRSGSGRPAAANAARERSRVQTLRHAFLELQRTLPSVPPDTKLSKLDVLLLATTYIAHLTRSLQDDGEAPADPGLGALRGDGYLHPVKKWPMRSRLYIGATGQFLKHSVSGEKTNHDNTPTGSQP; encoded by the exons ATGGACCGCGGCCGCCCAGCGGGTAGCCCCCTCAGCGCCAGCGCCGAGCCCTCGCCTCTGGCCGCCGCCATCCGCGACTCGAGTCCCGGGCGGACCGGGCCGGGGCCGGCGTGCCCCGGGGGCGGCTCGCGTTCCGGGAGCGGGCGGCCGGCGGCGGCGAATGCGGCGCGGGAGCGCAGCCGGGTGCAGACCCTGCGGCACGCTTTCCTGGAGCTGCAGCGCACGCTGCCGTCCGTGCCGCCCGACACCAAACTGTCCAAGCTGGACGTGCTGCTGCTGGCCACCACCTACATCGCGCACCTCACCCGCAGTCTGCAGGACGACGGCGAGGCGCCGGCGGACCCCGGGTTGGGCGCTCTGCGCGGCGATGGCTACCTGCACCCGGTCAAG AAATGGCCCATGCGATCAAGATTGTACATCGGTGCTACTGGTCAGTTTCTGAAGCATTCTGTTTCTGGAGAAAAAACAAATCATGACAACACTCCAACAGGCTCACAGCCTTAG